The following are encoded in a window of Aerococcus sanguinicola genomic DNA:
- a CDS encoding V-type ATP synthase subunit D: MDINAAPTRGNLMQVEKSLKLSRNGYNLMDRKRMILMNEIMTLSKEASQIQEKLKAAYGEAYKQLSIATGEIGMVNVEQAAYGVPISDALDIKIRSVMGTEIPETRLPKEKLEPNYSLFDTSIAVDQARIAFEKVKELQVKLAEIENSAYRLANNIQKTQKRVNALQNITIPQLEDAQVAISSALEEKEREEFTRLKVVKAILANKAEEA, from the coding sequence ATGGATATTAATGCTGCCCCTACTCGGGGTAACTTGATGCAGGTTGAAAAATCGCTCAAACTCTCCCGCAACGGTTATAATCTGATGGACCGCAAGCGGATGATTCTCATGAACGAAATCATGACCTTATCTAAAGAAGCCAGTCAAATCCAAGAAAAATTAAAGGCCGCTTACGGCGAAGCCTACAAACAATTGAGTATTGCTACCGGTGAGATTGGCATGGTTAATGTCGAACAAGCCGCTTATGGTGTTCCTATTTCCGACGCCCTGGACATCAAGATCCGTAGCGTTATGGGGACAGAAATCCCTGAAACGCGGCTGCCTAAAGAAAAACTTGAACCTAATTATTCACTCTTTGATACAAGCATTGCTGTTGACCAAGCCCGCATTGCCTTTGAAAAGGTCAAAGAGCTCCAAGTTAAACTAGCTGAGATTGAAAACTCAGCCTATCGTTTAGCGAATAACATTCAAAAGACGCAAAAGCGGGTCAATGCCCTGCAAAATATTACCATTCCACAGCTAGAAGATGCCCAAGTTGCCATCTCCTCAGCTCTGGAAGAAAAAGAAAGGGAAGAATTTACCCGCTTGAAGGTGGTCAAAGCGATCCTAGCCAATAAGGCAGAAGAGGCCTAA
- a CDS encoding MFS transporter produces MEKGKLFYGWWIVLGAILILACMGPASVAVANLFQPHVVEEFGIANSAFAIVNSIVLGMGIFVSPFVSQMFAKRGNFKRFYLIGILVYAIAYGLYGFAPNIYVFYFLSIFVGFGYTATTIIPVSMLVNNWFVKSKGTALSLSFAGLGVGGIIFSQLLTFLIQEVGWRMSYLTYAIIMLLVCLPIVLFLFVEKPEDKGLHALGAGQVDQNSEDTTSQAGVNLPMTEVVKKPFFIMLLIGTAFIGISNNGGLGQFPPAVQNLHGAEKMALMVSIYSGVGILGKLILGVVNDKFGVRLATIYASALCTLAYLLMMLGANYSFVLIMSVLFGLGNAIGTVLPPLMASAIFSSEDYPKAYGYMQSALMLGMTSGSLLAATIADVSGSYNYSWLTLAILSILMAVLWVGAYQRSQKFMTK; encoded by the coding sequence ATGGAAAAAGGTAAATTATTTTATGGTTGGTGGATTGTCCTCGGGGCCATCTTAATCCTAGCCTGTATGGGACCAGCCTCTGTCGCAGTTGCTAATCTTTTCCAACCACATGTGGTTGAGGAGTTTGGTATTGCTAATAGTGCTTTTGCAATTGTGAATTCAATTGTTTTAGGCATGGGGATCTTTGTATCACCCTTTGTCTCTCAAATGTTTGCTAAGCGTGGTAATTTTAAACGTTTTTATTTGATTGGTATTCTCGTTTATGCCATTGCTTATGGTTTGTATGGCTTTGCACCAAATATTTATGTTTTTTATTTCTTATCTATTTTTGTTGGTTTTGGGTACACAGCCACGACGATTATTCCAGTATCCATGCTGGTTAATAATTGGTTCGTCAAATCAAAAGGGACTGCCTTAAGTCTATCCTTCGCTGGCTTAGGTGTTGGTGGTATTATCTTTAGTCAATTACTCACTTTCTTGATCCAGGAAGTGGGTTGGCGGATGTCCTACTTGACTTATGCTATTATCATGCTGCTTGTCTGCTTGCCTATTGTTCTCTTCCTCTTTGTTGAGAAACCTGAAGACAAGGGCCTTCATGCTTTAGGAGCTGGGCAAGTTGATCAAAATTCTGAAGATACGACCAGCCAAGCTGGGGTTAATTTACCGATGACAGAAGTTGTTAAGAAACCATTCTTTATCATGCTTCTGATTGGGACAGCCTTTATTGGTATTTCGAATAATGGGGGCTTAGGACAATTCCCACCGGCCGTTCAAAATTTACACGGTGCTGAAAAGATGGCTCTCATGGTTTCCATCTACTCTGGTGTTGGTATCCTAGGCAAACTGATCCTTGGTGTAGTTAACGACAAGTTTGGTGTACGGCTAGCGACGATTTATGCGTCTGCTCTTTGCACCTTGGCCTATCTCCTGATGATGTTAGGGGCTAATTACAGCTTTGTTCTCATCATGTCTGTATTATTCGGCTTAGGGAATGCGATCGGTACGGTCTTACCGCCACTGATGGCTTCAGCTATCTTTAGCTCTGAAGACTATCCTAAGGCTTATGGTTACATGCAGAGTGCCTTGATGCTCGGGATGACTTCAGGCTCACTCTTAGCAGCAACAATCGCTGATGTCAGCGGTTCTTACAACTATTCATGGCTTACTTTAGCCATCTTGTCGATCTTGATGGCTGTTCTTTGGGTAGGCGCTTATCAACGGTCACAAAAATTTATGACCAAATAA
- a CDS encoding ATP synthase subunit C, whose protein sequence is MTIEMMIKVTLTATFVLAFVLPFAYYFSGKASRNRYKKTLAGNILTLVSGVAIALILAYHPESVQAAETAAASDGLATGLGYLAAALSTGLSCVGGGIAVASAASAALGAISEDDSIFGRSLIFVGLAEGVALYGLIISFMILGQL, encoded by the coding sequence ATGACGATTGAAATGATGATTAAAGTAACCCTCACTGCTACTTTTGTACTAGCTTTTGTCCTTCCTTTTGCTTACTATTTCTCTGGTAAAGCCTCCCGTAATCGGTATAAGAAGACCCTGGCAGGCAATATTTTAACCCTAGTCTCTGGTGTTGCTATTGCTTTGATCTTAGCCTACCACCCCGAAAGTGTCCAAGCGGCAGAAACAGCTGCAGCTAGCGATGGTTTAGCAACTGGTCTAGGCTACTTAGCAGCTGCCCTATCAACTGGATTATCATGTGTCGGCGGCGGGATTGCCGTAGCGAGTGCAGCCAGTGCAGCCCTTGGTGCTATTAGTGAAGACGATTCAATTTTTGGTCGTTCCCTAATCTTTGTCGGCTTGGCCGAAGGTGTGGCTCTTTATGGTTTGATTATTTCCTTTATGATTTTAGGTCAACTCTAG
- the pflB gene encoding formate C-acetyltransferase produces MDTTKAWKGFTGKKWQEEVNVRDFIQNNYTEYTGDSSFLEGPTENTTELWDQVMDLTKQERENGGVLDMDTKIVSTITSHDAGYLDKDKEKIVGVQTDEPFKRSLQPFGGIRMSEQAAKSYGYEVDSEISHIFRDWRKTHNQGVFDAYTPEMRKARHNKIITGLPDAYGRGRIIGDYRRVALYGIDFLMDEKLQEFNDGDGMDMSQDVIQHREELSDQYRALIELKELGKTYGFDLSRPAENAHEAIQWLYLAYLAAVKQQNGAAMSFGRTSTFLDIYIQRDLENGTLTEVEAQELIDHLIMKLRIVKFARTPEYNELFSGDPTWVTESIAGMGLDGRSLVTKNSFRYLQTLKNMGTAPEPNLTVLWSKDLPQGFKEFCAEISIKTSSIQYENDEVMRPQYGDDYGIACCVSAMEIGKQMQFFGARANLAKTLLYAINGGVDEISKVQVGPRYQPIDSEYLDYDEVIDKFDDMMDWICKLYVNTLNVIHYMHDKYSYESLEMALHDSHVKRTMATGIAGFSVAVDSLSAIKYAKVKPIRDENGVAVDFEIEGDYPKYGNNDDRVDEIAVKLLKKFMTKIRKTPTYRGSVHTTSILTITSNVVYGKNTGSTPDGREAGVAFAPGANPMHGRDSHGALASLSSVAKLPYTYSMDGISNTFSIVPKALGRDEETKIDNLVSMLDGYSKQGGHHLNINVFDRDTLLDAMDHPEEYPQLTIRVSGYAVNFVKLTREQQLEVINRTMHEGM; encoded by the coding sequence ATGGATACGACTAAAGCATGGAAAGGCTTCACTGGTAAAAAATGGCAGGAAGAAGTTAATGTTCGCGATTTTATCCAAAATAACTATACAGAATATACGGGTGACTCTTCATTCCTAGAAGGGCCAACTGAAAATACTACTGAATTATGGGATCAAGTGATGGACTTAACCAAACAAGAACGAGAAAATGGTGGCGTTCTTGATATGGATACAAAGATTGTATCAACTATCACCTCTCATGATGCAGGTTACCTCGATAAAGATAAAGAAAAAATCGTTGGGGTTCAAACTGATGAACCATTCAAACGCTCCTTACAACCATTCGGTGGTATTCGGATGAGTGAACAAGCTGCTAAATCTTATGGCTATGAAGTTGACTCTGAAATTTCTCATATCTTCCGCGATTGGCGTAAGACCCACAACCAAGGGGTATTCGATGCTTACACACCTGAAATGCGTAAAGCTCGTCACAACAAGATCATCACTGGTTTACCAGATGCTTATGGTCGTGGTCGGATTATCGGTGACTACCGTCGTGTTGCCCTATACGGTATTGACTTCTTAATGGATGAAAAATTACAAGAATTCAACGATGGTGATGGCATGGATATGTCACAAGACGTTATCCAACACCGTGAAGAGTTATCTGACCAATACCGTGCTTTAATTGAATTAAAAGAACTTGGTAAGACATATGGCTTTGACTTAAGCCGTCCTGCAGAAAATGCTCACGAAGCTATCCAATGGTTATACCTAGCTTATCTAGCTGCCGTTAAGCAACAAAATGGGGCTGCAATGTCATTCGGACGTACGTCTACCTTCTTGGATATCTATATCCAACGTGACCTTGAAAACGGAACTTTAACTGAAGTTGAAGCGCAAGAACTCATCGACCACTTAATCATGAAATTGCGTATCGTTAAATTTGCACGTACCCCTGAATACAATGAACTCTTCTCTGGGGACCCAACTTGGGTAACTGAATCGATTGCAGGTATGGGCTTAGATGGACGCTCCTTAGTAACTAAGAACAGCTTCCGTTACCTACAAACCCTGAAGAACATGGGTACTGCTCCAGAACCAAACTTAACTGTTCTTTGGTCTAAAGACTTACCACAAGGCTTCAAGGAATTCTGTGCGGAAATTTCAATTAAGACCAGCTCTATCCAATATGAAAATGACGAAGTTATGCGCCCACAATACGGTGATGACTATGGGATTGCCTGCTGCGTGTCTGCTATGGAAATTGGTAAACAAATGCAGTTCTTCGGTGCCCGCGCTAACTTAGCTAAGACTTTACTTTACGCTATTAACGGTGGGGTAGACGAAATTTCTAAAGTACAAGTTGGACCTCGTTACCAACCAATCGATAGTGAATACTTAGACTATGATGAAGTGATTGACAAATTCGATGACATGATGGACTGGATCTGCAAACTCTATGTGAATACATTAAATGTGATCCACTATATGCATGATAAGTACTCCTATGAAAGCCTGGAAATGGCCCTCCATGACTCCCATGTTAAACGGACCATGGCAACAGGTATTGCTGGCTTCTCCGTAGCGGTTGACTCACTCTCAGCAATTAAATATGCTAAAGTTAAACCAATCCGTGATGAAAATGGGGTAGCTGTTGACTTCGAAATCGAAGGCGACTATCCAAAATATGGTAACAATGATGACCGTGTTGATGAAATTGCGGTTAAACTCTTGAAGAAATTCATGACTAAGATCCGTAAGACACCTACTTACCGTGGTTCTGTCCATACAACTTCTATCTTAACCATCACTTCTAACGTCGTTTATGGTAAGAATACAGGGTCAACTCCTGATGGCCGTGAAGCCGGCGTGGCCTTTGCACCAGGGGCTAACCCAATGCACGGACGTGACTCACACGGTGCCTTAGCAAGTCTTTCATCAGTGGCTAAATTACCATACACCTACTCAATGGACGGTATTTCTAACACCTTCTCAATCGTACCTAAGGCTTTAGGTCGTGATGAAGAAACTAAGATTGATAACTTAGTGTCAATGTTAGACGGTTACTCTAAACAAGGTGGCCACCACTTAAACATTAACGTCTTCGACCGTGATACCTTGCTTGACGCGATGGATCACCCAGAAGAATACCCACAATTAACCATCCGTGTATCTGGTTATGCGGTGAACTTCGTTAAATTGACTCGCGAACAACAATTAGAAGTTATTAACCGTACCATGCACGAAGGGATGTAA
- a CDS encoding V-type ATP synthase subunit F, with the protein MKQYVISDNLDSLTGMRLAGIDGVLVQEAKDFRPNFDAVIKDKDYGIVMISPALIEANQEIIDEVRFNQATPLIVELQGPKDFQTAENQIAKTIRQAIGISI; encoded by the coding sequence GTGAAACAGTACGTCATTAGTGATAACCTAGATAGCTTAACGGGTATGCGTTTGGCGGGAATTGATGGGGTGCTTGTTCAAGAAGCAAAAGACTTTCGGCCCAACTTTGACGCAGTCATCAAGGATAAAGACTACGGCATTGTGATGATTTCCCCTGCCTTAATAGAAGCCAATCAAGAAATCATTGACGAGGTTCGCTTTAACCAAGCCACCCCTTTGATTGTCGAATTACAAGGTCCCAAAGATTTCCAAACAGCTGAAAATCAAATTGCCAAGACCATCCGTCAAGCAATTGGTATATCAATCTAG
- a CDS encoding V-type ATP synthase subunit A codes for MASVIYAINGPIVRVKGKTNFSMQEMVYVGEQGLIGEVIRIDQAYTTIQVYEETEGLKPGEVIHGTGMPIKVSLGPGMLGNIYDGIQRPLKEIEKQTGFYIKRGVQVDALDQDKEWEVSPLVKVGDQVSGGDIIAEIPESRSLVHKVMVPSGMIGEVTEVVPSGSYRVSDTLVKLQTFDGSIQEIKAFQEWPIRQARPVANRLKSSKPLLTGQRIIDSVFPIAKGGTAAIPGGFGTGKTTMQHQIAKFADADVIVYIGCGERGNEMTEVLEDFSKLIDPRTNAPLMERTVLIANTSNMPVAAREASIYTGLTIAEYYRDMGYDVAIMADSTSRWAEALRELSGRLEEMPAEEGFPAYLASRIATFYERAGDMETLNNQNGSVSIIGAVSPQGGDFSEPVTQNTKRFVRCFWGLDSNLAHSRHYPAINWMNSYSQYVDELSGWYNKNVSEDFIKNRAEMMALLHEEDQLNEIVKLIGSDILPDHQKLVLQTAKVIRLAFLQQSSFHEIDGDVPIQKQAKMLDVILYLHHRSKQLIQWGMPMSYLQQSPIFNEVINMKFNVANDNLDAFDHYYQSIDQFYDQAIEQNG; via the coding sequence ATGGCTAGCGTGATTTATGCAATCAATGGTCCAATTGTCCGGGTCAAAGGAAAAACCAATTTTTCCATGCAAGAAATGGTTTATGTCGGTGAACAAGGCTTAATTGGTGAAGTGATCCGGATCGACCAAGCCTACACCACTATCCAAGTTTATGAAGAAACCGAGGGACTGAAACCAGGTGAAGTCATCCATGGAACAGGCATGCCAATCAAAGTGTCCCTCGGTCCAGGTATGCTCGGCAACATTTATGATGGGATCCAACGTCCGCTTAAAGAAATTGAAAAGCAGACAGGTTTCTACATTAAACGTGGGGTCCAAGTCGATGCCTTAGACCAAGATAAAGAATGGGAGGTTAGCCCCCTCGTTAAAGTGGGTGACCAAGTAAGCGGCGGAGATATCATTGCTGAAATTCCAGAAAGTCGGTCTCTAGTCCACAAAGTCATGGTCCCCTCTGGTATGATTGGTGAAGTAACTGAAGTCGTCCCAAGTGGTAGCTACCGAGTTAGCGATACCTTGGTCAAGCTGCAGACTTTCGATGGTTCTATCCAAGAAATTAAGGCCTTCCAAGAATGGCCCATCCGCCAAGCTCGGCCTGTCGCCAACCGGCTAAAAAGTTCTAAACCTCTCCTCACCGGCCAGCGTATTATAGATAGTGTCTTCCCAATTGCTAAAGGTGGGACGGCTGCTATTCCAGGCGGTTTCGGAACAGGTAAAACCACTATGCAGCACCAGATCGCTAAATTTGCGGATGCCGATGTGATTGTCTACATTGGTTGTGGCGAACGGGGTAATGAAATGACAGAAGTACTCGAAGACTTCAGTAAGTTGATCGACCCACGAACTAATGCTCCTTTGATGGAAAGAACCGTTCTGATTGCTAATACCTCGAACATGCCGGTAGCCGCTCGGGAAGCCTCTATCTACACGGGCTTAACCATTGCCGAATACTACCGGGATATGGGCTATGATGTAGCGATTATGGCCGATTCCACCTCACGCTGGGCGGAAGCCTTGCGGGAACTCTCAGGTCGTCTGGAAGAAATGCCAGCCGAAGAAGGTTTCCCTGCTTATTTAGCCAGTCGGATTGCCACCTTCTATGAAAGAGCCGGTGATATGGAAACCTTGAACAACCAAAACGGTTCCGTCTCCATCATCGGTGCTGTTTCACCTCAAGGGGGCGACTTCTCTGAACCTGTGACCCAGAACACCAAGCGCTTTGTCCGTTGTTTCTGGGGGCTCGATTCTAACCTCGCCCACTCCCGCCACTATCCCGCCATTAATTGGATGAATTCCTACAGTCAGTATGTAGATGAATTGTCCGGTTGGTATAATAAAAATGTCAGTGAAGACTTTATCAAAAACCGGGCTGAAATGATGGCCCTCTTGCACGAGGAAGACCAACTCAACGAAATCGTGAAGTTAATTGGTTCAGATATCTTACCGGACCACCAAAAACTTGTCCTACAAACTGCTAAGGTTATTCGCTTAGCTTTTCTCCAACAGTCTTCCTTCCATGAGATTGACGGGGATGTGCCTATTCAAAAACAAGCTAAGATGCTGGACGTCATCCTCTACCTCCACCACCGATCCAAACAACTGATCCAATGGGGGATGCCGATGTCCTATCTCCAACAGTCACCCATCTTTAATGAAGTCATCAATATGAAATTTAATGTAGCTAATGATAACTTGGATGCCTTTGATCATTACTATCAAAGCATCGACCAATTCTATGACCAAGCTATCGAACAAAACGGATAA
- the pflA gene encoding pyruvate formate-lyase-activating protein: protein MMTETIGYVHSLESFGSVDGPGIRFVSFMQGCRLRCQFCHNPDTWKINAGTPYTAEELFREAVKYQPYWGKKGGVTVSGGEPLLQIDFLIEYFKLCKKHGVHTTLDSWGGPFTREPEWLAKFEELLEYTDLILMDVKQINPERHLKLTTAPNENILDLFRFLQEKGQPIWIRHVLVPTRTDFDEDLQGLSDFIQSLGDIVKKVEILPYHTMGVYKYHELGIPYKLEGVEPPTEDRVANAKRILKVDDYQGYRSM, encoded by the coding sequence ATGATGACAGAAACAATTGGCTATGTCCACTCTCTTGAAAGTTTTGGTTCTGTAGATGGTCCTGGGATTCGCTTTGTTTCCTTCATGCAGGGCTGTCGCTTAAGATGTCAATTCTGTCATAACCCAGATACTTGGAAGATTAATGCGGGAACGCCTTATACGGCCGAAGAGCTCTTCCGAGAAGCTGTCAAATATCAGCCATATTGGGGGAAAAAGGGTGGCGTAACCGTTTCTGGGGGAGAACCATTATTACAGATTGATTTCTTAATTGAATACTTCAAATTGTGCAAAAAGCATGGTGTTCATACAACTCTGGATTCTTGGGGGGGGCCTTTCACCCGCGAGCCAGAGTGGTTGGCTAAGTTTGAAGAACTTTTGGAATATACAGACCTGATCTTGATGGACGTGAAACAAATTAATCCTGAACGTCACCTCAAGCTAACGACAGCACCTAATGAGAATATCTTAGACCTCTTCCGCTTCTTGCAGGAAAAAGGTCAGCCTATCTGGATTCGCCATGTCCTCGTACCAACGCGGACGGACTTTGACGAAGACCTACAGGGGCTCTCTGACTTTATCCAGAGTCTAGGTGATATCGTTAAAAAGGTTGAAATCCTTCCTTACCACACCATGGGAGTTTATAAGTACCATGAACTTGGCATTCCATATAAACTTGAAGGTGTGGAGCCACCAACAGAAGACCGCGTAGCCAACGCTAAACGTATCCTGAAAGTCGATGACTACCAAGGTTACCGGTCCATGTAA
- a CDS encoding V-type ATP synthase subunit B, with the protein MPIEYLGLASIDGPLVVVDGVRGAAYGDIVNFRVNRSELKKGQVIAIEGERAMVQVFDATTSMSLDNTHSSFSGHGMEIELAPEILGRVFNGVGEAIDGLGAIHSNISREVNGAPLNPVSRIYPRNYIETGFSAIDTLMTLIRGQKLPIFSGDGMPHNELAAQIVKQAKLGDNSDEEFAIVFAAMGVKHDIADFFQRSFEESGALDHVTMFVNTADDPAMERLITPRVALTTAEYLAYDLGKQVLVILTDMTSFCEALREVSSAKQEIPSRKGYPGYLYSELATIYERAGIVQGRKGSVTQIPILTMPNDDITHPIPDLTGYITEGQIVLDRDLYGKNIFPPIGVLPSLSRLMKDGIGEGYTREDHEDVANQLFAAYSGAAEARSLASVIGEEELSDIDKKYLEFGEKFEEEFVGQAADETRTIQESLDLAWELLRAFPREELNRMDTKILDRYYDSSDHEPESEENGEA; encoded by the coding sequence ATGCCAATAGAATATCTCGGTTTAGCGTCCATTGACGGTCCTCTTGTTGTCGTCGATGGCGTACGCGGTGCCGCTTATGGTGACATTGTGAACTTTCGCGTCAACCGCAGTGAATTAAAAAAAGGCCAAGTCATCGCTATTGAAGGCGAACGTGCTATGGTTCAAGTTTTTGATGCTACCACCTCCATGTCCTTAGACAACACGCACTCTAGTTTTAGCGGACATGGGATGGAGATTGAACTTGCACCAGAAATCCTAGGACGGGTCTTCAATGGGGTTGGGGAAGCAATCGATGGCCTTGGAGCTATCCACTCCAATATCTCTCGTGAAGTCAATGGAGCGCCCTTAAACCCTGTCTCACGGATCTATCCCCGGAACTATATTGAGACGGGCTTTTCCGCAATCGATACCCTGATGACACTCATCCGGGGACAAAAGTTACCTATCTTTTCAGGCGACGGGATGCCCCACAATGAGTTAGCTGCCCAAATTGTAAAACAAGCCAAACTTGGGGATAACAGTGATGAAGAATTTGCTATTGTCTTTGCAGCCATGGGCGTTAAGCATGATATTGCCGACTTCTTCCAAAGATCCTTCGAGGAAAGTGGCGCTCTCGACCATGTGACCATGTTTGTCAATACCGCAGACGATCCGGCCATGGAACGTCTGATCACACCACGGGTTGCCCTAACCACAGCGGAATACTTAGCTTACGACTTAGGCAAACAAGTCCTAGTCATCCTAACCGACATGACCTCCTTCTGTGAGGCTTTACGTGAGGTTTCTTCTGCCAAGCAAGAAATCCCATCACGTAAGGGCTATCCAGGCTATCTCTATTCTGAACTTGCAACCATTTATGAGCGGGCCGGCATCGTCCAAGGTCGCAAGGGGTCAGTAACCCAAATCCCTATTCTAACTATGCCCAATGACGATATCACCCACCCTATCCCTGACTTAACCGGCTATATTACGGAAGGACAAATCGTTCTGGACCGTGACCTCTACGGTAAGAATATTTTCCCTCCAATCGGTGTACTCCCCTCCCTATCGCGTTTGATGAAAGACGGAATCGGTGAAGGCTATACCCGGGAAGACCATGAAGATGTGGCCAACCAACTCTTCGCCGCTTATTCAGGCGCCGCGGAAGCGAGAAGCCTAGCCTCCGTTATTGGGGAAGAAGAACTATCCGATATTGACAAAAAATATCTGGAATTTGGTGAAAAATTCGAAGAAGAATTTGTTGGTCAAGCTGCTGATGAGACCCGGACGATCCAAGAGAGTTTAGACCTAGCTTGGGAACTCCTGCGGGCCTTCCCACGTGAAGAATTGAACCGAATGGATACTAAGATTCTAGACCGCTACTATGACTCCAGTGATCATGAGCCAGAAAGTGAAGAAAATGGTGAGGCCTAA
- a CDS encoding V-type ATP synthase subunit I: MITQMNLVNITGPRDDIDRMADQYLSHYDVHLVNALKELSEIKTLKSYTSPNPYQPWEDRVDKLLANANYKEETYRDMRDDQLTFEGVKDLIEQTEEQLSGERQELASYEASYQELKDHYDAFKPFTGIDYPLEDILAMTHLKFRFGRFTKENFYKFKKYIDAMVPSIFVESKELADYVYGVYFTTTEARQRVDALYYSLAWERIRLPEGSGTIQEIVDDLGQELGILEQKINQSKRRLHDLTKPYINGLIKAKHRLRDFSQAYGVRKYAAITREEFAQKETRYLLIGWMPSDQTKSLEDAVAHDDQVTMYIEDEKDSSSSMTPPTKMKNNFFVRPFELITRMYGVPNYHEMDPTGLVAITYSLLFGAMFGDVGHGILLMLLGFIGFLQPKLALAKMFIPIGLSSMIFGFLYGTIFGFEDVLEAIWLRPMGAMTQVPFFGQLNTVFIVSVAFGMFLILMTMLLNIQKRLKNGEKLEAILDRNGIAGFIFYGILVFMLVMYMSGHAIPALGLLLLILALSFITIAFNEQIKNFILKQKNQGQDGLVITLLSIFFESFETLLTYFSNTISFVRVGAFALSHGAMMGVVLMFANAEAGLDHVNWLVFILGNLFVVGFEGLVVFIQVLRLEFYEIFSHFYEGNGIEFRSIWNNIE; the protein is encoded by the coding sequence ATGATCACACAGATGAATCTAGTGAACATCACTGGCCCACGCGATGACATTGACCGCATGGCTGACCAGTATCTCAGTCACTATGATGTCCATTTAGTGAATGCCTTAAAAGAATTATCCGAAATTAAAACCCTAAAATCTTATACTTCCCCTAATCCTTACCAACCTTGGGAAGACCGGGTGGATAAACTTTTAGCTAATGCCAACTATAAGGAAGAAACCTACCGCGATATGCGCGACGACCAACTGACCTTCGAGGGCGTCAAGGACCTCATCGAGCAAACCGAGGAACAATTATCAGGTGAACGTCAAGAGCTTGCTAGCTATGAGGCTTCCTACCAAGAATTAAAGGACCACTATGATGCCTTTAAACCCTTTACCGGTATTGATTACCCACTCGAAGACATCCTGGCTATGACCCATTTAAAATTCCGCTTTGGTCGTTTTACCAAAGAAAATTTCTACAAATTCAAAAAATATATTGATGCCATGGTCCCCTCCATCTTCGTTGAATCGAAAGAATTAGCGGACTATGTCTATGGCGTATACTTCACGACCACAGAAGCCCGGCAGCGGGTAGACGCCCTCTACTATTCCCTAGCTTGGGAACGAATCCGCCTACCGGAAGGCAGCGGGACCATCCAAGAGATTGTGGATGACCTTGGCCAAGAGCTCGGTATCCTGGAACAAAAAATTAACCAATCCAAACGCCGGCTCCATGACCTCACTAAGCCTTATATCAATGGCCTAATCAAGGCCAAACACCGGCTGCGGGACTTCTCCCAAGCTTACGGCGTCAGAAAATACGCCGCGATTACGCGAGAAGAATTTGCCCAAAAAGAAACCCGCTACTTGCTGATTGGTTGGATGCCTAGTGACCAAACAAAGAGCTTGGAGGATGCTGTAGCGCATGATGACCAAGTCACCATGTACATTGAAGACGAGAAAGACTCCTCTTCCAGCATGACCCCTCCAACTAAAATGAAAAACAATTTTTTCGTAAGACCCTTTGAATTGATCACGCGCATGTACGGTGTCCCTAACTATCACGAGATGGATCCAACGGGGTTAGTCGCAATTACCTATTCGCTACTATTTGGGGCAATGTTTGGGGATGTTGGACACGGCATTCTTCTAATGTTGCTCGGTTTCATCGGTTTCTTACAGCCCAAACTTGCTTTGGCTAAGATGTTTATCCCCATCGGCTTATCGTCGATGATCTTCGGTTTTCTTTATGGGACTATCTTCGGCTTTGAAGATGTCCTAGAAGCTATCTGGCTGCGTCCCATGGGAGCCATGACCCAGGTTCCTTTCTTTGGGCAATTGAATACCGTCTTCATCGTATCGGTGGCCTTCGGGATGTTCCTGATTTTAATGACCATGCTCTTAAACATCCAAAAACGCCTTAAGAACGGCGAGAAGCTTGAAGCCATCCTCGACCGCAATGGAATAGCTGGTTTCATCTTCTACGGTATCCTGGTTTTCATGCTTGTGATGTATATGAGCGGTCATGCTATCCCAGCCCTAGGCCTGCTCTTACTTATCTTAGCCCTAAGCTTTATCACCATTGCCTTCAATGAACAAATTAAAAACTTTATCTTGAAGCAAAAAAACCAGGGCCAAGATGGACTAGTCATTACCCTACTTTCAATTTTCTTTGAAAGTTTCGAAACCCTCTTAACCTACTTCTCAAACACCATTTCCTTCGTCCGGGTCGGTGCTTTTGCACTAAGCCACGGTGCGATGATGGGAGTTGTCCTCATGTTTGCGAATGCAGAAGCAGGTTTAGACCATGTCAACTGGCTCGTCTTCATTCTCGGCAACCTATTTGTGGTTGGTTTTGAAGGGCTTGTTGTCTTCATCCAAGTGCTCCGGCTAGAATTCTATGAAATCTTTAGCCATTTCTATGAAGGCAACGGCATTGAATTTAGAAGTATTTGGAACAATATAGAATAA